In one Komagataeibacter sp. FNDCR2 genomic region, the following are encoded:
- a CDS encoding DUF1493 family protein, whose product MHTLSDDFKSFLIFEERLSESEIQLSTRIVEDLSLDGYDAHCLIVSYIDNFHIDTGDFDFCRYFRHETPPFLVFLIIPDLLFRLFRFLIWQLLLGKPAPKPTTVPLTLTMLQQAIDDGRWDSVRLESLAGTEVYPPPPKKPGWFSRIRKGK is encoded by the coding sequence ATGCATACCCTTTCAGATGATTTCAAAAGTTTTTTAATATTTGAAGAAAGGCTTTCTGAATCCGAAATTCAGCTTTCAACACGTATAGTAGAAGATCTAAGTCTGGATGGATATGATGCTCACTGTTTAATAGTGTCATATATTGACAATTTCCATATAGATACAGGAGATTTTGATTTTTGTCGTTATTTCCGCCATGAGACGCCACCTTTTCTGGTTTTCCTGATTATACCCGACTTATTATTCAGGTTATTCAGATTCCTGATCTGGCAGCTTCTGCTGGGCAAACCTGCACCCAAGCCAACGACGGTTCCGCTCACATTAACCATGCTTCAACAGGCAATTGATGATGGAAGATGGGATTCCGTACGCCTTGAATCCCTTGCCGGCACGGAAGTCTATCCCCCGCCGCCCAAAAAGCCCGGATGGTTTTCACGTATCCGCAAAGGAAAGTAG
- a CDS encoding Rrf2 family transcriptional regulator, producing MRLTLHTDYALRTLMYLAVHTERLSSIREIATAYGISENHLMKIIHRLGLGGFIETVRGRGGGLRLARPADQIRIGDVVRYTEEDMALVGCQQPEGAKDNTPCLLADACRLRGALGEALGSFMTVLNGYTLADVVTPHERRCLS from the coding sequence ATGAGACTGACCCTTCATACCGACTATGCGCTGAGAACATTGATGTACCTGGCGGTTCACACCGAACGCCTGTCCTCAATCCGTGAAATCGCGACCGCGTATGGTATTTCGGAAAATCATCTGATGAAGATCATCCACCGGCTTGGCCTTGGTGGTTTTATCGAAACCGTGCGTGGGCGCGGCGGCGGCCTGCGCCTTGCCCGCCCTGCCGATCAGATCCGCATTGGTGATGTCGTACGCTATACCGAGGAAGACATGGCGCTGGTTGGCTGCCAGCAGCCTGAAGGCGCAAAGGACAATACGCCGTGTCTTCTGGCGGATGCCTGCCGGTTACGTGGCGCATTGGGCGAGGCGCTGGGTTCGTTCATGACGGTACTGAATGGCTACACACTGGCGGATGTCGTAACGCCACATGAGCGCCGGTGTCTGTCCTGA
- the hmpA gene encoding NO-inducible flavohemoprotein, with translation MAAPLDDATRSIIKACVPVLEAHGVAITTEMYRRLLANPDIRDLFNMSHQKDGEQPRALALAVLAYARHIDNLAVLGGMVERIAEKHVGLNILPEHYPFVAEALLGAISHVLGDAATPEILDAWGKAYWFLAHILIGREKEIYHAHEAAPGGWAGWRPFRVQRRVKESETVTSFELVPVDGRPVMRHVPGQYLSFRLDVPVHGSQRRNYSISSAPDNGAYRISVRRIPGGVVSEWLHDTVGEGTELQVSAPAGDFVLDNPATPAIVLLSAGVGLTPLMSMLDTLMERDDAPAIHYVHATRSPQTEAFGRHIRKLAASGRIRHDVFYSRESAPDTAADTGTTQHAGRLSPTWLKAQARPDSVYYICGPDAFMREMVEVLRAAGVPDEAVRFEFFGSAADAELAA, from the coding sequence ATGGCTGCTCCCCTGGACGACGCGACCCGTTCCATCATCAAGGCCTGCGTGCCCGTGCTGGAAGCGCACGGCGTTGCGATTACAACGGAAATGTACCGCCGCCTGCTGGCGAACCCGGATATCCGTGATCTGTTCAATATGTCCCATCAGAAGGATGGCGAGCAGCCGCGCGCCCTGGCGCTGGCGGTGCTGGCCTATGCCAGGCATATTGATAACCTGGCCGTTCTTGGCGGAATGGTCGAACGCATTGCTGAAAAGCATGTGGGCCTGAACATCCTGCCTGAGCATTACCCCTTTGTAGCGGAGGCGCTTCTGGGTGCGATTTCCCATGTGCTCGGGGATGCCGCGACACCGGAAATTCTGGACGCGTGGGGAAAGGCCTACTGGTTCCTGGCGCATATCCTGATCGGGCGTGAAAAGGAAATCTATCACGCACATGAGGCCGCACCGGGCGGCTGGGCCGGCTGGCGCCCGTTCCGTGTCCAGCGCCGTGTAAAGGAGAGTGAGACGGTCACGTCCTTTGAACTGGTGCCTGTCGATGGGCGTCCGGTCATGCGGCATGTGCCGGGGCAGTACCTCAGCTTCCGGCTCGATGTGCCGGTGCATGGGTCGCAACGCCGCAATTACAGCATTTCCTCCGCGCCCGATAATGGCGCCTACCGCATCAGCGTACGGCGGATTCCCGGCGGTGTCGTATCTGAATGGCTGCATGACACGGTAGGGGAAGGGACGGAGCTACAGGTTTCCGCCCCCGCTGGTGATTTTGTGCTGGACAACCCGGCTACGCCCGCGATCGTGCTGCTGAGCGCCGGTGTGGGCCTGACGCCGCTCATGTCCATGCTGGATACGCTTATGGAACGCGACGACGCGCCCGCCATCCATTACGTGCATGCGACACGCAGCCCCCAGACCGAGGCGTTCGGCAGGCACATCCGCAAGCTGGCGGCGAGCGGGCGGATCCGGCATGATGTTTTCTACAGTCGTGAATCCGCACCCGACACGGCGGCGGATACCGGCACGACGCAGCATGCGGGCCGTCTTTCTCCCACATGGCTCAAGGCGCAGGCACGACCGGACAGTGTCTATTACATCTGTGGGCCGGACGCCTTCATGCGTGAGATGGTGGAGGTGCTCAGGGCCGCTGGCGTACCGGATGAAGCGGTCCGCTTCGAGTTCTTCGGTTCGGCGGCGGATGCCGAACTGGCTGCCTGA
- a CDS encoding cupredoxin domain-containing protein, which yields MRISFPQIILASVLVAASTTAHALEPVHLEVKDHHFTPDHFTVPAGQRFIIELVNHDDTVDEFESYDLKFEKIVVQGGTISVHAGPLHPGTYKFFDDYHPDSATGTVTVTEAP from the coding sequence ATGCGAATTTCATTTCCCCAAATAATTCTTGCATCGGTGCTGGTGGCCGCATCCACAACCGCGCATGCCCTGGAACCGGTCCATCTGGAAGTGAAGGACCATCACTTCACGCCCGATCATTTCACGGTGCCGGCCGGGCAGCGGTTTATCATTGAACTGGTAAATCATGACGATACGGTCGATGAATTCGAAAGCTATGACCTGAAATTTGAAAAAATCGTTGTTCAGGGCGGGACGATTTCGGTCCATGCCGGGCCGCTGCATCCCGGCACCTATAAATTCTTTGATGATTATCACCCCGATAGTGCCACCGGCACCGTCACTGTAACGGAAGCACCCTGA
- a CDS encoding FTR1 family protein, giving the protein MLGSLLIVFREVMEAGLIVGIVLAATQGIPFRGRWIAGGIGAGVLGAGVLALFAGALSQALSGNGQDVFSAVILCLAVVMLSWHIIWMARHGREMARDMKAVGAAVASGSRSLFAMAVVVAVAVLREGMEVVLFLYGIAISSGTGPVPMLIGGVLGVLAGAGLSWALYRGLVVIPLNRLFAVTGLLVTFLAAGMASQAAALLASDDLLPALGYDIWDSSWLLSDGSMLGRAAKALFGYSDRPTGIQLLAWAGTCIVLTVMGHMVRHRPTARVAQSS; this is encoded by the coding sequence ATGCTGGGCAGTCTGCTGATCGTTTTCCGTGAAGTCATGGAAGCCGGATTGATCGTGGGGATCGTACTGGCGGCAACGCAGGGCATTCCCTTTCGCGGGCGCTGGATTGCGGGTGGCATCGGGGCGGGTGTGCTGGGCGCCGGGGTTCTCGCGCTGTTTGCCGGGGCGTTGTCACAGGCGCTGTCCGGCAACGGGCAGGATGTTTTCTCGGCGGTGATCCTGTGCCTCGCAGTGGTGATGCTGAGCTGGCATATCATCTGGATGGCCCGGCATGGCCGCGAGATGGCACGGGACATGAAGGCGGTCGGGGCCGCGGTCGCCAGTGGCAGCCGCTCGCTGTTCGCCATGGCTGTCGTCGTCGCGGTCGCCGTTCTGCGCGAAGGGATGGAGGTGGTGCTGTTCCTTTACGGCATCGCCATTTCCAGCGGGACCGGGCCGGTGCCGATGCTGATCGGGGGTGTTCTTGGGGTTCTGGCCGGTGCGGGACTGTCCTGGGCGCTGTACCGCGGGCTGGTCGTCATTCCGTTGAACCGCCTGTTTGCCGTAACCGGCCTGCTGGTCACGTTCCTTGCGGCGGGCATGGCCAGTCAGGCCGCCGCCCTGCTGGCCAGCGACGACCTGCTGCCCGCGCTGGGCTATGACATATGGGATTCCTCGTGGCTGCTGTCGGATGGCAGCATGCTCGGTCGGGCCGCAAAGGCGCTGTTCGGTTATTCGGACCGGCCCACGGGCATCCAGCTACTGGCCTGGGCAGGCACCTGTATCGTGCTGACTGTCATGGGGCATATGGTGCGCCACCGCCCCACCGCCAGGGTCGCTCAGTCTTCCTGA
- a CDS encoding helix-turn-helix domain-containing protein, protein MLSFLNRGANFSFGEIAYPRGGAFRVAGQPYAWILLLETGSMHTLIDGREHGLEAGECGLFVNWEGRASFYAPGSHVRWCETPLLPGHPASGGMIAECMPASSRMRTLFREGLGCGLVRSPEADLLRNALGEALFAAWRFETGREDTPLVPEGLGKVRAYVEAHYFEPLDLPRLAAVWGVTPPHLVASFRRYFGTTPMRHVWDVRTQAAIRMILRTDMPLASIAELCGYSSPFHLSRLVRRMTGLCPRDLRQRGTHQPGSVETGNATRTLNETSSAISRDQSYVS, encoded by the coding sequence ATGCTGTCGTTTCTGAACAGGGGCGCGAATTTCTCCTTTGGGGAGATCGCCTATCCACGCGGGGGAGCGTTCCGGGTTGCCGGGCAGCCCTATGCGTGGATCCTGCTGCTGGAGACCGGGTCCATGCACACGCTCATCGACGGGCGCGAGCACGGGCTTGAGGCAGGGGAATGTGGCCTGTTCGTAAACTGGGAGGGACGGGCCTCGTTCTACGCACCGGGCAGCCATGTGCGCTGGTGTGAAACGCCGCTCCTGCCCGGTCACCCCGCAAGCGGTGGCATGATTGCCGAATGCATGCCCGCATCATCGCGCATGCGGACCCTGTTCCGTGAGGGGCTGGGATGCGGGCTTGTCCGCTCGCCCGAAGCCGATCTCCTGCGCAACGCACTGGGTGAGGCGCTGTTTGCCGCGTGGCGGTTTGAAACCGGGCGGGAGGACACCCCCCTCGTGCCCGAAGGGCTGGGGAAAGTGCGCGCCTATGTCGAGGCGCATTATTTCGAACCCCTCGACCTGCCGCGCCTTGCGGCGGTGTGGGGGGTGACGCCGCCACATCTGGTGGCGTCCTTTCGCCGGTATTTCGGCACAACCCCCATGCGCCATGTGTGGGACGTGCGCACGCAGGCGGCCATCCGCATGATCCTGCGCACGGATATGCCACTGGCGAGCATTGCCGAACTGTGCGGTTACAGTTCGCCGTTCCATCTTTCACGTCTGGTGCGGCGCATGACCGGGCTGTGCCCGCGCGACCTGCGGCAACGGGGCACGCACCAGCCGGGATCCGTGGAAACGGGGAACGCAACCCGCACATTGAACGAAACATCTTCCGCCATCAGCAGGGATCAGTCCTATGTCTCATGA
- a CDS encoding isopenicillin N synthase family oxygenase produces MSHDIPVIDITRLREGNHAEHLEIAAALGRACRETGFFYITGHGVDPALSRSVFDASRVLFALPDEEKEHIARSRVGHNRGYVGLGVERLDTAALPDRKEAFNIGREAAGEPANAWPDIPGWRDLMLDYFAACQTVGAALHRAFALDLGVAEDFFADKFRHPMATLRLLHYGAAEPHGADDAPGAGAHTDYGNVTILAVDGVAGLQVRPRGGDWIDAPMIPGAFVCNIGDCLMRWSNDVYVSTPHRVLQPASERYSVAFFLDPDADAVVAPIITRSGDAPHYPPITGADYLRERLAATYGHAA; encoded by the coding sequence ATGTCTCATGACATTCCGGTTATTGACATTACGCGCCTGAGGGAAGGCAACCACGCGGAGCATCTGGAAATCGCGGCGGCCCTTGGTCGCGCCTGCCGTGAAACCGGGTTCTTCTACATTACCGGCCACGGGGTGGATCCCGCGCTGTCGCGCAGCGTGTTCGATGCGTCGCGCGTGCTGTTCGCCCTGCCGGATGAGGAAAAGGAACACATCGCGCGCAGCAGGGTGGGACATAACCGTGGCTATGTCGGCTTGGGCGTGGAGCGGCTGGATACCGCCGCGCTGCCGGACCGCAAGGAAGCTTTCAACATAGGCCGGGAGGCAGCTGGCGAACCCGCCAATGCGTGGCCCGACATACCGGGCTGGCGGGATCTCATGCTGGATTATTTCGCCGCCTGCCAGACGGTCGGGGCCGCGCTGCACCGGGCCTTCGCGCTTGATCTGGGTGTGGCGGAGGATTTCTTTGCCGATAAATTCCGCCATCCCATGGCGACCCTGCGGCTGCTGCATTACGGCGCGGCGGAACCGCACGGTGCTGATGACGCGCCGGGCGCGGGGGCGCATACGGATTATGGCAACGTGACCATTCTGGCGGTGGATGGCGTGGCCGGGCTTCAGGTGCGCCCGCGTGGTGGCGACTGGATCGATGCCCCGATGATACCGGGCGCGTTTGTCTGCAATATCGGGGATTGCCTGATGCGGTGGAGCAATGACGTTTATGTCTCGACACCGCACCGGGTGCTCCAGCCCGCCAGTGAACGCTACTCCGTCGCCTTCTTCCTGGATCCGGACGCCGATGCGGTTGTCGCGCCGATCATCACCCGTTCCGGCGATGCGCCGCATTACCCGCCCATTACGGGGGCTGACTACCTGCGCGAACGGCTGGCGGCGACATACGGCCACGCGGCCTGA
- a CDS encoding Crp/Fnr family transcriptional regulator, whose product MMPPHVHGPCSILELLEGEEARPLRAAFQMVAFDRGQLLTNPDDTDYIFIVKTGRLRAFLLAFDRELSLAYLRRGDMFSTHTRLQMEASEFTQVFMARRSAIERISADHPALQHALIHGLARVLGQTITLLEDLAFHHARGRIARYVLRCAAQAGVGPQRGAVVPLTLGMEEMAMLLGTTRQTVSTEFNAMIREGAFSRAGRGYLRLGEVALLKNWASGEATELN is encoded by the coding sequence ATGATGCCACCACACGTTCATGGACCGTGCTCCATTCTGGAACTTCTGGAAGGGGAGGAAGCAAGGCCGCTGCGGGCGGCCTTCCAGATGGTGGCGTTCGACCGGGGGCAACTGCTGACCAACCCTGATGATACGGACTACATATTCATTGTCAAAACAGGCCGCCTGCGCGCCTTCCTGCTGGCGTTCGATCGGGAACTGAGCCTCGCCTACCTGCGGCGGGGCGACATGTTCAGCACCCATACCCGGTTGCAGATGGAAGCAAGCGAGTTTACGCAGGTCTTCATGGCCCGCCGTTCCGCCATCGAGCGGATATCGGCGGATCACCCGGCACTCCAGCATGCCCTGATCCATGGTCTCGCGCGGGTTCTGGGCCAGACCATCACCCTGCTGGAGGATCTGGCCTTCCATCATGCCAGGGGGCGGATTGCCCGTTACGTGCTGCGCTGCGCGGCGCAGGCGGGTGTCGGGCCACAGCGCGGGGCGGTCGTGCCGCTGACACTGGGCATGGAGGAAATGGCCATGCTGCTGGGCACGACGCGGCAGACGGTCTCGACCGAATTCAACGCCATGATACGCGAGGGCGCGTTTTCACGCGCGGGGCGGGGGTATCTTCGCCTGGGCGAGGTCGCCCTGCTGAAGAACTGGGCCAGCGGGGAGGCGACGGAACTGAACTGA
- the cowN gene encoding N(2)-fixation sustaining protein CowN, whose amino-acid sequence MSEQIDRYVSFRNVEWERRTAEVFGLLQPHFDTKTSPFWEYFLKQRVIAHYQGLDDLRVLHNFLPTLKDILEDLDDDAALSKLEELEVLCM is encoded by the coding sequence ATGTCCGAACAGATTGATAGATATGTCAGCTTCAGGAATGTCGAATGGGAACGCAGGACAGCCGAAGTCTTCGGCCTGCTGCAACCGCATTTCGATACGAAGACCAGCCCGTTTTGGGAATACTTCCTGAAACAGCGCGTCATCGCCCATTATCAGGGGCTGGACGACCTGCGGGTCCTGCACAATTTCCTGCCGACGCTGAAGGATATTCTCGAAGATCTGGACGATGACGCGGCATTGAGCAAGCTGGAGGAGCTTGAGGTTCTCTGTATGTAG
- the wrbA gene encoding NAD(P)H:quinone oxidoreductase, which yields MPKVLVLYYSSYGHVETMAHAVAEGVRAAGLEADVKRVPELVPDEVAAAHHFKTGQAAPIATPRELPDYDAIIVGAPTRFGRLPAQMANFWDQTGGLWLKGGLVGKVGAVFTSTASQHGGQETTLYSLMSNLLHHGMVISGLPYSFQGQLRLDEVTGGSPYGASTIAGGDGSRQPSGNELEGAKFLGQHVADLTRKLA from the coding sequence ATGCCAAAAGTTCTTGTTCTTTACTATTCTTCCTACGGCCATGTGGAAACGATGGCCCACGCGGTGGCGGAAGGCGTGCGCGCGGCGGGGCTGGAAGCCGATGTCAAGCGGGTGCCCGAACTGGTGCCTGATGAGGTCGCGGCCGCGCACCATTTCAAGACCGGGCAGGCCGCCCCCATCGCCACGCCCCGTGAACTGCCGGATTACGATGCCATCATCGTCGGCGCGCCCACCCGGTTTGGACGCCTGCCCGCCCAAATGGCGAATTTCTGGGACCAGACAGGCGGCCTGTGGCTGAAGGGCGGGCTTGTGGGCAAGGTCGGGGCCGTGTTTACCTCCACCGCGTCCCAGCATGGCGGGCAGGAGACGACGCTCTACTCCCTCATGTCGAACCTGCTGCACCACGGCATGGTCATAAGCGGCCTGCCCTACAGCTTTCAGGGGCAGCTCAGGCTGGATGAGGTCACGGGCGGCTCACCCTACGGCGCAAGTACCATTGCCGGTGGGGACGGTTCCCGCCAGCCCAGCGGCAACGAACTCGAGGGCGCGAAATTCCTGGGCCAGCACGTGGCGGACCTGACCCGGAAACTGGCTTGA
- a CDS encoding LysR family transcriptional regulator, whose product MRLPDFEAWAIFAKVAELGSFARAAEDIQLSKPTVSKAVSRLEQALGVALFNRNSRHMSLTETGRLLLGHANRILAEAETAETQARGETQRPSGLIRVTAPITFGMRHLAPLLPDFLVRYPEIDIDIDFSDAVVDLVAQGYDVALRIAALADSALRARRLCPVRLVLVASPQYCERIGRPAHPRQLEGEKSFVYTNTSAPGMIRLRQEKTGKEFVLSQTSRFRADNAQAFLPALQAGLGFGLFPEFMVGDGLRSGEFERLLPEWEAPPIALYLVMAGSPLRPMRVSAFLDYLVTAFEHPPWASGEG is encoded by the coding sequence ATGAGACTGCCAGATTTTGAAGCATGGGCGATCTTCGCCAAGGTTGCGGAACTGGGCTCCTTCGCCCGCGCGGCGGAGGACATCCAGCTTTCCAAACCCACGGTTTCAAAGGCGGTCAGCCGGCTGGAGCAGGCGCTGGGGGTTGCCCTTTTCAATCGCAATTCCCGCCACATGTCACTTACGGAGACGGGGCGGCTCCTGCTGGGGCATGCCAACAGGATCCTTGCGGAAGCCGAAACCGCCGAGACACAGGCCCGTGGCGAAACGCAGCGCCCCTCGGGGCTGATCCGGGTCACGGCGCCCATAACGTTCGGCATGCGGCACCTGGCCCCGCTGCTGCCTGATTTTCTGGTCCGTTACCCCGAAATCGACATCGACATCGACTTTAGCGACGCCGTGGTCGATCTTGTGGCGCAGGGCTATGACGTGGCGCTGCGCATTGCCGCGCTGGCGGATTCAGCACTCCGCGCGCGCCGCCTGTGCCCCGTCCGTCTCGTGCTGGTGGCCAGTCCGCAATATTGCGAACGGATCGGACGACCGGCCCATCCCCGGCAGCTGGAGGGGGAAAAGAGCTTTGTCTATACCAATACGTCGGCTCCGGGCATGATCCGGCTGCGGCAGGAGAAAACCGGCAAGGAATTCGTCCTGTCCCAGACATCGCGTTTCCGGGCCGATAACGCGCAGGCTTTCCTGCCAGCCCTTCAGGCCGGGCTGGGCTTCGGGCTGTTTCCCGAATTCATGGTGGGAGATGGCCTGCGGTCGGGGGAATTCGAACGCCTGTTACCGGAATGGGAAGCGCCCCCCATCGCGCTTTACCTGGTTATGGCGGGAAGCCCGTTGCGCCCGATGCGGGTCAGCGCGTTCCTGGATTATCTTGTCACGGCGTTCGAACATCCCCCGTGGGCAAGCGGGGAAGGCTGA
- a CDS encoding pirin family protein → MIEIRPFDRLGHADHGWLDARHHFSFADYHDPARMNWGALRVWNDDIIAPGTGFGAHPHRNMEIITYIREGAITHQDSLGNTGRTEAGDVQVMSAGTGIRHSEYNRENVATRLFQIWILPDRTGHAPSWGTRAFPRAERAGQFVVLASGRPDDGDALPIHADARVLGVTLGKGESATYPLGAERLGYLVVAKGAVEVEGHTIGEGDGAAISATETLSLRAVADAEVVVVDTVA, encoded by the coding sequence ATGATCGAAATCCGTCCTTTTGACCGTCTGGGCCACGCGGATCATGGCTGGCTGGATGCGCGCCATCATTTCTCATTCGCGGATTATCACGACCCGGCGCGGATGAACTGGGGCGCGCTGCGTGTCTGGAATGATGACATTATCGCACCGGGCACCGGCTTTGGCGCCCATCCCCACCGGAACATGGAAATCATCACCTATATCCGCGAGGGCGCGATCACGCATCAGGACAGCCTGGGCAACACGGGCCGGACCGAAGCGGGGGATGTTCAGGTCATGTCGGCCGGGACCGGCATCCGCCATAGTGAATATAACCGCGAGAACGTGGCGACACGGCTGTTCCAGATCTGGATCCTGCCCGACCGCACGGGGCATGCCCCTTCATGGGGCACGCGCGCCTTCCCCAGGGCGGAGCGGGCCGGGCAGTTCGTGGTCCTGGCCTCGGGCAGGCCGGATGATGGGGATGCCCTTCCGATCCATGCCGATGCCCGCGTCCTGGGCGTGACGCTGGGGAAGGGGGAGAGCGCTACGTACCCCCTTGGCGCGGAAAGGCTGGGCTATCTGGTCGTGGCGAAAGGGGCGGTGGAGGTTGAGGGCCATACCATCGGTGAAGGGGATGGCGCGGCCATTTCCGCGACCGAAACGCTTTCGCTGCGCGCAGTGGCGGATGCGGAAGTGGTCGTGGTCGATACGGTCGCCTGA